From Pelosinus fermentans DSM 17108, the proteins below share one genomic window:
- a CDS encoding ABC transporter ATP-binding protein gives MIKLENISMSFHGKHILQGIDLEVQKGETLVVIGPSGSGKSTLLRLMVGLLKPTQGEVWIKGQEISHLSEDNLNKVRIGMGMVFQYSALFDSMTVGDNVAFGLREHTAMTEAEIQRIVARNLRMVGLAGQQDVMPNELSGGMKKRVSLARAIAIRPEIMLYDEPTAGLDPIMSGTIDRLIMNAKRVLCVTSVVVTHHMSSAFKIADRVAMIHGGRIIEVGTVEQIRQSENPVVQQFILGLKSPSAYVRRRSEMR, from the coding sequence ATGATAAAATTAGAAAATATTAGCATGAGTTTTCATGGAAAACATATATTGCAAGGCATTGATTTGGAAGTGCAAAAAGGAGAGACTTTAGTCGTAATCGGTCCCAGCGGCTCGGGGAAAAGTACGCTGCTGCGTTTAATGGTAGGACTTTTAAAGCCTACTCAGGGAGAGGTTTGGATTAAAGGACAAGAAATATCTCATTTATCAGAGGATAATTTAAACAAAGTTCGTATCGGCATGGGGATGGTATTTCAGTACTCTGCCTTATTTGATTCCATGACAGTAGGAGACAATGTGGCCTTTGGACTTCGGGAACATACTGCGATGACCGAGGCTGAGATTCAGAGGATTGTTGCTCGCAATCTTCGCATGGTAGGACTGGCGGGGCAGCAAGACGTAATGCCTAATGAGTTATCAGGAGGCATGAAGAAACGGGTAAGCTTAGCCAGAGCCATTGCAATCAGACCGGAAATTATGTTATATGATGAACCGACAGCAGGTTTAGACCCAATTATGTCAGGAACCATTGACCGGCTGATTATGAATGCCAAGCGTGTGTTATGTGTCACTTCTGTAGTAGTTACCCACCATATGTCCAGTGCTTTTAAAATTGCTGATCGTGTTGCGATGATCCACGGCGGACGAATTATTGAGGTGGGTACGGTGGAACAAATCAGGCAGTCTGAAAACCCTGTGGTACAGCAATTCATTCTTGGTCTAAAATCACCTAGTGCATATGTAAGAAGGAGGTCGGAAATGAGATGA
- a CDS encoding TolC family protein: protein MLKQTHWKKQLMAALTGGFLILNTVSAFAAPIELSLEESIARALQNNPAIKIADADRQGAEYDIRVAKGGKLPTLKLEHSDGRSKTYVNDTASIGNQFDSSVTLGMNLYTGGEVEGNIEKAKIGLKVADLDVEKSKQQIKLDATNGFFTILQTRNTVKVDQESVDQMAAHLKNVEAQYNVGTVAKSDVLRSQVELANNQQILTKAQNAYEIAVSNLNNVMGLPLDTEIQIKDELVHEPYNLSLEDSINYAMGNRPEAIQADHNIEIAKQSVKIAKAGKLPTVAASASQRWADDDFPGTDENGWSVGLTATWTPFDSGVTNAQIKKSNSEVEKSLQTAKQTKDAVQLEVRQAYLNMIEAEKRISTSQVTVEQAEEDFKIAQVRYSAGVGTNTDVIDAQVALTQAKNNYIQAMYDFNTSKANLTKAMGVPIETVQ from the coding sequence ATGTTGAAACAAACTCATTGGAAAAAACAATTAATGGCAGCACTGACAGGTGGATTTTTGATATTAAACACGGTAAGTGCATTCGCAGCACCGATAGAGTTATCTTTGGAAGAAAGTATTGCAAGAGCTTTGCAGAACAATCCTGCAATTAAGATAGCAGATGCAGATAGACAGGGAGCCGAGTATGATATACGTGTAGCAAAAGGTGGAAAATTACCTACATTGAAGTTAGAACACTCTGACGGTCGTTCGAAAACATATGTAAATGACACTGCAAGTATTGGGAATCAATTTGACAGTTCTGTTACTTTGGGAATGAATCTATATACCGGGGGAGAAGTCGAGGGGAACATAGAAAAAGCCAAGATTGGCTTAAAAGTGGCTGATTTGGATGTTGAGAAAAGTAAACAGCAAATAAAATTAGATGCTACCAATGGCTTTTTTACGATTCTGCAAACGAGAAATACCGTAAAAGTAGACCAAGAATCCGTAGATCAAATGGCAGCTCACTTAAAAAATGTAGAAGCGCAATATAATGTAGGAACCGTAGCAAAATCTGACGTACTACGTTCTCAAGTAGAACTGGCAAATAATCAGCAAATACTAACTAAGGCGCAAAATGCTTATGAAATAGCAGTTTCCAATTTAAATAATGTAATGGGGCTGCCATTAGATACAGAAATACAAATAAAAGATGAACTGGTTCATGAGCCTTATAACTTATCCTTAGAGGATAGTATTAATTATGCCATGGGCAATCGTCCGGAAGCAATCCAAGCTGATCACAATATAGAGATCGCAAAACAATCCGTCAAGATTGCAAAAGCTGGTAAATTACCTACTGTGGCTGCTAGTGCCAGCCAAAGGTGGGCTGATGATGATTTTCCAGGAACGGATGAAAATGGTTGGTCAGTTGGTTTAACTGCTACCTGGACTCCTTTTGATTCTGGCGTAACCAATGCTCAAATTAAAAAGTCCAACTCTGAGGTAGAAAAATCATTGCAGACAGCCAAACAAACGAAGGATGCAGTTCAATTAGAAGTACGTCAAGCGTACCTAAATATGATAGAAGCGGAAAAGCGGATTAGTACCTCTCAAGTGACAGTAGAGCAGGCAGAAGAAGATTTCAAAATTGCTCAAGTCCGCTACAGTGCTGGGGTGGGAACGAATACAGATGTAATCGATGCACAAGTAGCCTTAACCCAAGCGAAGAATAACTACATTCAAGCAATGTATGATTTCAATACAAGTAAAGCGAATCTGACAAAAGCTATGGGAGTACCTATAGAAACTGTACAATAA
- a CDS encoding MlaD family protein, translated as MNISTEAKVGSMSLIACMLLIYIMIHLSGFTFGDKGYPVQAVFRQVNGLKEGNIVRYAGVDVGRIKEVRVLPQEGVQVTMLMDPGVKIPEGAKFLIGADGLMGEKYINIIPTDSSSSYLLPNAKVKGEEIQGLDELIASSDRVLAEVHDLVKSLNEIVGDDKVKAAMKNTILNAQEITVNMNIMMGNLARMTQENGDIDVTVKNLSAMSRSLREAAARAEVMMQAVDNDGQTARDLQETLVNIKNTSIRVEKMAAALEGVVTDPETAQNIKDTLKNARMASERANKMLTKVSSIDTKVGFETLYNQDTGKYSSNADLKINTSPTDFAIIGVSHIGDGSKGNFQVGKGNEEFAGRAGVIDSKVGVGVDTKIGKQMSLSLDVYDPQDVRVKLRSLYQVAPDTFIVGQSDGINKQDEQTYFGVRRNF; from the coding sequence ATGAATATAAGTACGGAAGCGAAAGTCGGTTCGATGAGCCTGATCGCCTGTATGTTATTGATATATATTATGATTCATTTGAGCGGCTTTACCTTTGGCGATAAAGGGTATCCGGTGCAAGCTGTATTTAGGCAGGTAAATGGACTTAAAGAAGGCAATATAGTACGATATGCCGGCGTGGATGTTGGACGGATAAAAGAAGTACGTGTCTTGCCTCAAGAAGGTGTACAAGTGACGATGTTAATGGATCCGGGAGTTAAGATCCCTGAAGGAGCAAAATTTCTCATTGGCGCTGATGGGTTAATGGGAGAAAAATACATTAATATTATCCCGACAGATAGCAGCTCTAGTTATTTATTACCGAATGCCAAGGTAAAAGGGGAAGAGATCCAAGGCTTGGATGAGCTCATTGCTTCATCAGATCGAGTATTGGCAGAGGTTCATGATTTAGTAAAATCCCTAAATGAGATCGTAGGGGATGACAAAGTCAAAGCTGCCATGAAAAATACCATTTTGAATGCGCAGGAAATCACGGTTAATATGAATATCATGATGGGAAATCTTGCACGTATGACACAAGAAAATGGTGACATTGATGTCACAGTAAAAAATTTAAGTGCGATGTCGCGCAGCTTGCGGGAAGCTGCGGCAAGAGCAGAAGTCATGATGCAGGCAGTAGACAATGATGGGCAGACGGCAAGAGATCTGCAGGAAACCCTTGTTAATATTAAAAATACCAGCATCCGTGTAGAAAAAATGGCAGCAGCCTTAGAAGGAGTAGTAACAGATCCTGAGACTGCGCAAAACATCAAAGACACATTAAAAAATGCTCGCATGGCAAGTGAAAGAGCGAACAAGATGTTAACAAAGGTATCTTCCATTGACACGAAAGTGGGATTTGAAACATTATATAATCAGGATACTGGAAAATATAGCAGTAATGCGGATTTGAAAATTAATACCTCACCTACGGATTTTGCTATTATTGGCGTAAGTCATATTGGTGACGGCAGCAAAGGAAATTTCCAGGTTGGCAAAGGCAATGAAGAGTTTGCCGGCAGAGCTGGCGTAATTGACAGTAAAGTAGGAGTGGGAGTAGACACCAAAATCGGCAAACAGATGTCATTATCATTGGATGTCTATGATCCTCAAGATGTACGGGTGAAATTACGCTCGTTATATCAAGTCGCTCCAGACACATTTATTGTAGGACAGAGTGACGGGATTAATAAGCAGGATGAGCAGACGTATTTCGGCGTACGAAGAAATTTTTAA